CTTCGCCGGCGAGCCACTCGCGGATCAGCACATGCGTGGATAAGACGTCGTCAAAATAAAGATTTGTAGCATTCATTTTTTGCTTGCTCCATGGTGATGTAAAAGGTCGAGAACGGCGCGGTTATCGATGCGCAGGCACAGCGCCAAAGGCAGCACGCACGCGCTGGCGGCCAAGGCAAAGCACCAGTGAAACACCTGCGCCGCGCGCGCATGCAGGGCGGGGTCGTCCAGCGATGCGATACCGTGCGCCGCCAGCAAGCCATTGAGCAGTACGCTGAGCAGCGCTACGCCCAGGCAAAAGCCCAGCTGGCGGTTGATATTCCACACGGCGCTGGCCTGGCTCAGCTGCGCGTCCGGTGTGCGCAAAAACGCCGTGCTTTGCGCCGTGCTGCTGCACAAGCCGCCGCCAAAACCCATCACGGCATACGCGCCGGCCAGCCAGAATAATTGATCTGCAGAGTCCACCCGCAGCAGCATCAGCATGCCCGCCGCCTGCAGCAGGGCGCCCGCGATGAACAGCGGCTGCGGCCCCACGCGGCGGTAGCTTTTGCCGGTGAGCGAAATGGCCGCAAACGAGGCCAGCGCCCACGGCAGCATCAAGGCGCCCGCCGTCGATGCCGGCATGCCCAGCACGCCCTGCAGATACAGCATGGCCAACAGGCTCACGCCCATGAAGACGCCCGGCACCAGCAGATACATCAGCATGGCAATGCGCAGCAGCGGCTCGGCGGCCAGGCGCAGGTTGAGCAGCGGCGTCGACTTGCGCAGCGCGCCGCGCACGTAGGCCCACGCGCAGGCGGCGCCCAGCGCCAGCACGCCGGCGCCGGTCAGCAACTCGCCCGGCGTACCGAGCATGGTCAAGCCCAGCAGCAGCAGCAAAATCGCCGTGCTGCCCGCCAGCAGGCCGCCCACGTCGAGACGGGGCACGGCCGCGCGCGGCGGATCGGGACGCAGCCAGCAGGCGGCCAGCAGCAGCGCCAGCGCCGCGAACGGCACGTTCAGGTAGAAAATCGCCCGCCACGACAGGCTGTCGACGATCACGCCACCCAGTGCGGGCGACAGCGCGGGCGCCAGCAAGCCCACCAGCATGATGACGGAGGACAGGCCGGGGCGCTCGGCAGGTTGATATAGCTGGTAGGTCATGCTTTGCCCCAGCGGAATGAGCAGGCCGCCACCGAGGCCCTGCACGCAGCGCCAGGCGATCAGCGCCTCAATCGAGGGCGCCAGGCCGGCGCCGATGCTCGCGCATAAAAAAGTTAGCAACGATGCCATGAACACGGTTTTGCTGCCATAATAGGCAGCCAGCCAGGCGCTGGCCGGGATGACGATGGTCAGGCCGAGGATGTAGGCGGTGCTGATCCAGGCCAGCTGCGCCACCGAGGCGTGCAGGGCATGGCCGATGTCGGGGTAGGCGACGCTGGTGATGAACATGTTGATCAGGTCGACGAAAAACCCCAGCAGATAGATGGCCGCCACTTTTTTGCGATAGTCCATGGTGCTCCAAATGGCAAACGGCCAGCTTAAGCGCCCATCGTCATTTGCGTAACGGGCCAGCGCCGATTACACTGTCAAACCTATTTTGACAAAGCCCCGCAACCCGCATCTCTTCTTATTTATGATCAGTCTTGACCGCCTGGGTATTTTCATTGCCATCGTCGATGCCGGTTCGCTGACGGCCGCCGCCGCCGTGCTGGGCCAGAGCAAGGCCGTCGTCAGTTTTAATTTGAAACAGCTGGAGGCGGAGCTGGGCGTGTCGCTGCTCACGCGCAGCACGCGCAGCCTGGCGCTGACGGACGTGGGGCGGCGCTTTTACGAGGATTGCCAGCGCGTGCTGAGCGAAGCGCATGGCGCCATCGAGACGGCGCGCCAGGGCCAGCAAGGCTTACGCGGCACCCTGCGCCTGACCACCACCGTCGAATACGGCAGCCGCATGGTGATCCCCGCGCTGATCGCCTTTGCCGCCGCCCACCCGCAGCTGCAGATCCAGCATTCGTCGTCGTCGTCGCACGAAGATCTGATCTCGGGCCGCTATGACCTGGCCATCCGCATGGGTTCCCTCAACGATTCGAGTTACCGCGCCGCGCTGATCGAGCCGTAC
This window of the Janthinobacterium agaricidamnosum genome carries:
- a CDS encoding LysR family transcriptional regulator, producing the protein MISLDRLGIFIAIVDAGSLTAAAAVLGQSKAVVSFNLKQLEAELGVSLLTRSTRSLALTDVGRRFYEDCQRVLSEAHGAIETARQGQQGLRGTLRLTTTVEYGSRMVIPALIAFAAAHPQLQIQHSSSSSHEDLISGRYDLAIRMGSLNDSSYRAALIEPYAIWPVASPAYLASRPGTKIATLDDLQRARWLAHSRLASPLRWDVQTPDGPAAFAVQDDAAIHSDSASALLGFALGGCGVALLPQWLVEAEVRAGRLRRLLPDVVFPEQGVYAVYPNTQHIAEKVRAFIDFLRAFVGTPD
- a CDS encoding MFS transporter; its protein translation is MDYRKKVAAIYLLGFFVDLINMFITSVAYPDIGHALHASVAQLAWISTAYILGLTIVIPASAWLAAYYGSKTVFMASLLTFLCASIGAGLAPSIEALIAWRCVQGLGGGLLIPLGQSMTYQLYQPAERPGLSSVIMLVGLLAPALSPALGGVIVDSLSWRAIFYLNVPFAALALLLAACWLRPDPPRAAVPRLDVGGLLAGSTAILLLLLGLTMLGTPGELLTGAGVLALGAACAWAYVRGALRKSTPLLNLRLAAEPLLRIAMLMYLLVPGVFMGVSLLAMLYLQGVLGMPASTAGALMLPWALASFAAISLTGKSYRRVGPQPLFIAGALLQAAGMLMLLRVDSADQLFWLAGAYAVMGFGGGLCSSTAQSTAFLRTPDAQLSQASAVWNINRQLGFCLGVALLSVLLNGLLAAHGIASLDDPALHARAAQVFHWCFALAASACVLPLALCLRIDNRAVLDLLHHHGASKK